From one Streptomyces sp. CA-210063 genomic stretch:
- a CDS encoding lysyl oxidase family protein — MALADEEPMTSQMTSSNSPSSPTNGPGADGTGEGATGRTRGRERRSRLSRPGLAALASLTVVAAIAGAAPGAGAAPAATPGKPELKLIAASNSVTLTRSEWSQGVFLQLGTYVTVDNAPLEFQVTRKSYKDPIVAKQILRDGKTTKTKTLPKGLFNDFSGLPGFLEISVKNAAGDEVVKSEGNFCPNNASGRIRPDAPATNHYPQSCSTNPWTLGSVWGVEKGWAANTTTWDYEGGAVDLPVGEYTAQVGVAKKYRDLFGMPDDRPTVKVTVREETEEGGGAGLAPSKSSSSAHHGGAHGGDHAAQSAPAGQPAQDGHYGPRGADAPTPPELSFALKDRGLAHHLGDGKGHTDGSRIAPALKAAPKRPTGKAGAPANIPKPDLRSLPAWDIAITDGEDGDVAGKDYLAFSANVWNAGPAPLVVDGFRKPGADLMDAYQYFYDADGKQVGYTPTGTMEWDPREGHEHWHFTDFASYRLLSEDQTKEVRSGKEAFCLANTDAIDYTVKNANWHPENTDLSTACGSQDAISVREVLDVGSGDTYTQYRPGQSFDITDLPNGTYYIQVIANPENRLQETNHKNNIALRKVVLGGDAGKRTVQVPPHDLIDAP; from the coding sequence ATGGCACTCGCAGACGAGGAACCGATGACCAGCCAGATGACCAGTTCGAACAGTCCGAGCAGTCCGACGAACGGGCCGGGGGCCGACGGTACGGGCGAGGGGGCGACCGGCCGGACGAGAGGCCGGGAGCGCCGCAGCCGCCTGTCCCGTCCGGGTCTCGCCGCCCTGGCGTCGCTCACCGTGGTGGCCGCCATCGCCGGGGCCGCTCCCGGCGCCGGTGCCGCGCCCGCCGCGACGCCCGGGAAGCCGGAGCTCAAGCTGATCGCCGCGTCGAACTCCGTGACGCTCACCCGCTCCGAGTGGTCCCAGGGCGTCTTCCTGCAGCTCGGGACGTACGTCACGGTCGACAACGCGCCCCTGGAGTTCCAGGTGACGCGGAAGTCGTACAAGGACCCGATCGTCGCCAAGCAGATCCTCCGCGACGGCAAGACCACGAAGACGAAGACCCTGCCCAAGGGGCTGTTCAACGACTTCTCCGGGCTGCCCGGCTTCCTGGAGATCTCGGTCAAGAACGCGGCCGGCGACGAAGTGGTGAAGAGCGAGGGGAACTTCTGCCCGAACAACGCCTCGGGCCGGATCCGCCCGGACGCCCCGGCGACCAACCACTATCCGCAGAGCTGCTCCACCAACCCGTGGACGCTCGGCTCGGTGTGGGGCGTCGAGAAGGGCTGGGCGGCCAACACCACCACGTGGGACTACGAGGGGGGTGCGGTGGACCTGCCGGTCGGCGAGTACACCGCCCAGGTGGGCGTGGCGAAGAAGTACCGCGATCTGTTCGGCATGCCCGACGACCGGCCGACCGTCAAGGTGACGGTGCGGGAGGAGACCGAGGAGGGCGGCGGCGCGGGCCTGGCCCCGTCGAAGTCGTCGTCCTCCGCCCACCACGGCGGTGCTCACGGCGGCGACCACGCCGCCCAGTCGGCCCCGGCCGGACAGCCGGCCCAGGACGGCCACTACGGCCCGCGCGGCGCCGACGCCCCGACGCCGCCGGAGCTGTCCTTCGCCCTCAAGGACCGGGGCCTCGCCCACCACCTCGGCGACGGCAAGGGCCACACCGATGGCTCCCGCATCGCGCCCGCCCTGAAGGCCGCCCCCAAGCGGCCCACCGGCAAGGCGGGCGCCCCGGCGAACATCCCCAAGCCTGACCTGCGGTCGCTGCCCGCCTGGGACATCGCCATCACCGACGGCGAGGACGGCGACGTGGCCGGCAAGGACTACCTCGCCTTCAGCGCGAACGTCTGGAACGCGGGCCCCGCGCCCCTCGTCGTCGACGGCTTCCGCAAGCCCGGCGCGGACCTGATGGACGCGTACCAGTACTTCTACGACGCCGACGGCAAGCAGGTCGGCTACACCCCCACCGGCACCATGGAGTGGGACCCGCGCGAGGGCCACGAGCACTGGCACTTCACGGACTTCGCCAGCTACCGCCTGCTCAGCGAGGACCAGACGAAGGAGGTGCGCTCCGGCAAGGAGGCGTTCTGCCTGGCCAACACCGACGCCATCGACTACACGGTGAAGAACGCCAACTGGCACCCGGAGAACACCGACCTGTCCACCGCGTGCGGTTCGCAGGACGCCATCTCCGTACGTGAGGTCCTCGACGTCGGCTCCGGCGACACGTACACCCAGTACCGTCCCGGCCAGTCCTTCGACATCACCGACCTGCCCAACGGCACGTACTACATCCAGGTCATCGCCAACCCGGAGAACCGTCTCCAGGAGACGAACCACAAGAACAACATCGCGCTCCGCAAGGTCGTCCTCGGCGGCGACGCGGGCAAGCGCACGGTCCAGGTACCGCCGCACGACCTGATCGACGCGCCGTAA
- a CDS encoding MFS transporter gives MSHTLARPADAGAGAPSRPNAVVAVLALAGIVVALMQTLVIPIVPELPRLLDAPASDTAWAVTATLLAAAVATPVVGRLGDMFGKRRMLLLSIVLLVSGSVVCALADSLVPMIIGRGLQGLAAAVIPLGISIMRDVLPAERLAGSTALMSASLGVGGALGLPAAAFIADNWDWHLLFWTSAALGALSFLLVLMVVPESKVRTGGRFDLVGSLGLSAGLVSLLLAVSKGGDWGWTSGTTLGLFGAAVVVLASWGVYELRAKRPLVDLRTTARPQVLFTNLASIALGFSMFAMSLVLPQLLQLPEETGYGLGKSMMTVGLVLAPQGLVMMAMSAVSAALTKAKGPKVTLMIGALIVAAGYGLNIVLMSEVWHLILVSCIIGGGVGFTYGAMPALIMGAVPESETAAANSLNTLMRSLGTSFASALAGVILAQMTTDFGGYALPSENGFKVVMAIGAGAALLAFLLASFIPKRRAAVPAAAAEGPAEERAEVAGAKA, from the coding sequence ATGTCCCACACCCTTGCCCGACCCGCCGACGCGGGGGCCGGCGCCCCGTCGCGGCCGAACGCCGTGGTGGCGGTGCTGGCGCTGGCCGGGATCGTCGTCGCGCTGATGCAGACGCTGGTCATTCCGATCGTGCCGGAGCTGCCGAGGCTGCTGGACGCGCCGGCGTCGGACACCGCGTGGGCGGTGACCGCGACGCTGCTGGCGGCGGCGGTGGCCACGCCGGTCGTCGGACGGCTCGGCGACATGTTCGGGAAGCGGCGGATGCTGCTGCTGAGCATCGTGCTGCTGGTGTCCGGTTCGGTGGTCTGCGCGCTGGCCGACTCGCTCGTCCCGATGATCATCGGGCGAGGGCTCCAGGGGCTGGCGGCCGCCGTCATCCCACTCGGCATCAGCATCATGCGGGACGTTCTGCCCGCCGAGCGCCTCGCCGGGTCGACCGCGCTGATGAGCGCCTCCCTCGGGGTCGGCGGCGCCCTCGGTCTGCCCGCCGCCGCGTTCATCGCGGACAACTGGGACTGGCACCTCCTGTTCTGGACCTCCGCCGCCCTGGGCGCCCTGTCCTTCCTGCTGGTCCTGATGGTCGTACCGGAGTCGAAGGTCCGCACCGGCGGCCGTTTCGACCTCGTCGGCTCGCTCGGGCTGTCCGCCGGGCTGGTCTCGCTGCTGCTGGCCGTCTCCAAGGGCGGCGACTGGGGCTGGACGAGCGGGACGACGCTGGGACTGTTCGGCGCCGCGGTCGTCGTCCTCGCCTCGTGGGGCGTCTACGAGCTGCGGGCGAAGCGGCCGCTGGTCGATCTGCGGACCACCGCCCGGCCGCAGGTGCTGTTCACCAACCTGGCCTCGATCGCGCTCGGCTTCTCGATGTTCGCCATGTCGCTGGTCCTGCCGCAGCTGCTCCAGCTGCCGGAGGAGACCGGCTACGGCCTCGGCAAGTCCATGATGACCGTCGGTCTGGTGCTGGCCCCGCAGGGTCTGGTGATGATGGCCATGTCCGCCGTGTCCGCGGCACTCACCAAGGCCAAGGGGCCCAAGGTGACGCTGATGATCGGCGCGCTGATCGTCGCCGCCGGCTACGGCCTCAACATCGTCCTCATGAGCGAGGTCTGGCACCTCATCCTGGTCTCCTGCATCATCGGCGGCGGTGTCGGCTTCACCTACGGCGCGATGCCCGCCCTGATCATGGGTGCCGTGCCGGAGTCCGAGACGGCCGCCGCGAACAGCCTCAACACGCTGATGCGCTCCCTCGGCACCTCGTTCGCCAGCGCCCTCGCCGGCGTCATCCTCGCCCAGATGACCACCGACTTCGGCGGCTACGCCCTTCCCTCCGAGAACGGCTTCAAGGTCGTCATGGCCATCGGCGCCGGCGCCGCCCTCCTCGCCTTCCTCCTCGCCTCCTTCATCCCGAAGCGCCGCGCGGCCGTCCCGGCGGCCGCCGCCGAAGGCCCGGCCGAGGAGCGGGCGGAGGTCGCCGGAGCGAAGGCGTAA
- a CDS encoding response regulator, whose amino-acid sequence MNNANDHENEEPEQAPPVRVLVVDDQRLIRDGIASLLSIRPGIEVVGTAVDGRDAVAKTLELGPDVVLMDVRMPETDGVEAAAVLRDRAPECRVVMLTTFDDEEYVVRALRAGAHGYLLKDLPAEELAHAVRLAHAGVTQLDSSVAHHLTAFLPRSAPAAKAPAVSLSPRETDILRLVAHGHTNREIAARLYLSEGTVKNHISRILTRLSLRDRTQAALRARDLGLL is encoded by the coding sequence ATGAACAATGCGAATGACCATGAGAATGAGGAACCGGAGCAGGCGCCGCCCGTGCGGGTGCTCGTGGTGGACGACCAGCGGCTCATCCGGGACGGCATCGCCTCCCTGCTCTCCATCCGCCCGGGCATCGAAGTCGTCGGCACCGCCGTGGACGGCCGGGACGCCGTCGCGAAGACTCTGGAACTGGGGCCGGACGTCGTGCTCATGGACGTCCGGATGCCGGAGACGGACGGAGTCGAGGCGGCCGCCGTCCTGCGGGACCGGGCGCCGGAGTGCCGGGTGGTGATGCTGACGACGTTCGACGACGAGGAGTACGTCGTGCGGGCACTGCGGGCCGGCGCGCACGGCTATCTCCTCAAGGACCTGCCGGCCGAGGAACTCGCCCACGCGGTCCGCCTGGCGCACGCGGGCGTCACCCAGCTCGACTCGTCCGTCGCCCACCACCTGACCGCGTTCCTGCCGCGTTCTGCCCCCGCCGCCAAGGCCCCCGCGGTCTCCCTCAGCCCACGCGAGACGGACATCCTGCGGCTCGTGGCACACGGGCACACCAACCGGGAGATCGCCGCGCGGCTGTACCTCAGCGAGGGCACGGTAAAGAACCACATCTCCCGCATCCTCACCCGCCTCTCCCTGCGCGACCGCACCCAGGCAGCACTCCGCGCCCGGGACCTCGGCCTGTTGTGA
- a CDS encoding AAA family ATPase: MIVERAYAHVASSGERDPGERVPGERDPGEGDPGGGEPDEGQWPWSVPCVRGLVADGLRFTAPVTYLVGENGSGKSTLVEALAEGFGLDSWGGSHDWRYASQRPKSVLGERIRFDAAPRGRRMLGSWSARKGFFLRAETALDALDREGFAPESVSHGEGFLAAFRGKFLQPGLYVMDEPEAALSFTSCLELLGHIDQLVKCGGQVICATHSPLLTALPGADIIEVGDHGMRRVAWDELALVDHWRRYLADPRSYLRHVLG, encoded by the coding sequence GTGATTGTCGAACGTGCGTACGCTCACGTTGCCTCGTCCGGCGAACGGGACCCCGGCGAACGGGTCCCCGGCGAACGGGACCCCGGCGAGGGGGACCCCGGCGGAGGGGAACCCGATGAAGGGCAATGGCCTTGGTCCGTGCCCTGTGTGCGCGGGCTCGTCGCGGACGGCCTGCGCTTCACCGCGCCGGTGACCTATCTGGTCGGTGAGAACGGCTCGGGCAAGTCGACCCTCGTCGAGGCCCTCGCCGAAGGCTTCGGCCTGGACTCCTGGGGCGGCTCGCACGACTGGCGTTACGCCAGTCAGCGCCCGAAGTCGGTGCTGGGCGAGCGGATCCGGTTCGACGCGGCGCCGCGTGGACGGCGGATGCTGGGCAGCTGGTCCGCCCGCAAGGGCTTCTTCCTGCGCGCGGAGACGGCGCTGGACGCGCTGGACCGGGAAGGCTTCGCCCCGGAGTCGGTCAGTCACGGCGAGGGCTTCCTCGCGGCGTTCCGGGGGAAGTTCCTCCAGCCCGGCCTGTATGTGATGGACGAGCCGGAAGCGGCGCTGTCGTTCACGTCCTGCCTCGAACTGCTCGGCCACATCGACCAGTTGGTGAAGTGTGGCGGCCAGGTCATCTGCGCCACCCACTCCCCGCTGCTGACCGCCCTTCCCGGCGCGGACATCATCGAGGTCGGCGACCACGGCATGCGCCGGGTGGCCTGGGACGAGCTCGCTCTGGTCGACCACTGGCGCCGCTACCTCGCCGACCCGCGGTCGTATCTGCGGCACGTCCTGGGCTGA
- a CDS encoding ATP-binding protein, with amino-acid sequence MPIGVTRTLSPPTDKHASTRTAEVHLAYTSSQLRLTVSNTTATATATATDASHGSHTATATPAPTPGGGYGLIGMRERAHSAGGRLRVGPGPHGGFEVVAELPLPRS; translated from the coding sequence ATGCCAATTGGTGTCACACGCACGCTATCCCCACCCACTGACAAACACGCGTCCACCCGCACCGCCGAGGTCCACCTCGCCTACACCTCGTCGCAACTCCGGCTGACCGTCTCCAACACCACCGCCACTGCCACTGCCACCGCCACCGACGCCAGCCATGGCAGCCACACCGCGACCGCCACCCCGGCGCCCACCCCCGGCGGCGGATACGGCCTCATCGGTATGCGCGAGCGCGCCCACTCCGCCGGCGGTCGGCTCCGGGTCGGGCCGGGGCCCCACGGTGGCTTCGAGGTGGTCGCGGAGCTGCCGCTGCCGCGCTCCTGA
- a CDS encoding isochorismatase family protein — MTTLEGRPNTALLVVDVQRDVVQEAHDRDAVVANVAALVEGARRGGIPVVWVQHSDEDLVKGSDGWRIVPELTPADTEPLVHKRYGDSFEDTTLEAVLAGLGVGRLLVVGAETDACIRSTLHGALVRGYDATLVGDAHTTGDKSAWGAPSPDQVIAHTNLYWTYQTAPGRTAGTVATKDVEFGGS; from the coding sequence GTGACCACACTCGAAGGTCGACCGAACACCGCACTCCTCGTCGTCGATGTGCAGCGCGACGTCGTACAGGAGGCCCACGATCGCGACGCGGTCGTCGCGAACGTGGCCGCGCTGGTCGAGGGGGCGCGGCGGGGCGGGATCCCCGTCGTCTGGGTGCAGCATTCCGACGAGGACCTCGTGAAGGGGAGCGACGGCTGGCGGATCGTCCCCGAGCTGACTCCGGCCGATACCGAACCGCTCGTCCACAAGCGCTACGGCGACTCCTTCGAGGACACCACCCTCGAGGCCGTGCTCGCGGGCCTCGGGGTCGGCCGGCTCCTCGTCGTCGGCGCGGAGACCGACGCCTGCATCCGCTCGACGCTCCATGGCGCACTCGTCAGGGGCTACGACGCCACGCTGGTCGGCGACGCCCACACCACCGGGGACAAGTCGGCCTGGGGAGCGCCGTCCCCGGACCAGGTCATCGCCCACACGAACCTGTACTGGACCTACCAGACGGCACCGGGCCGGACGGCCGGGACCGTCGCGACGAAGGATGTGGAGTTCGGCGGGTCCTGA